The stretch of DNA CTGCGCGCGGCCGGGGAGTCCATCGCGCAGGCCCACCTGCGCCACCTCAACCCCTTCCCGAAGAACCTCGGGGCCGTCCTGAAGCGTTACGACAAGGTGGTGATCCCCGAGATGAACCTCGGCCAGCTCGCCACCCTGGTCCGGGCGAAGTACCTGGTGGACGCGCACTCGTACAACCAGGTCAACGGCATGCCGTTCAAGGCGGAACAGCTCGCCGCGGCTCTCAAGGAGGCCATCGATGGCTGAGACGTCCACGGAAGGCACGGGCACGGCCGAGGCGCTCTCCCTGGTGCCGAAGGCCCAGGCCCGGCAGTCCATGAAGGACTTCAAGTCCGACCAGGAAGTGCGCTGGTGCCCCGGCTGCGGCGACTACGCGATCCTCGCGGCCGTCCAGGGCTTCATGCCGGAGCTGGGGCTGGCCAGGGAGAACATCGTCTTCGTCTCCGGCATCGGCTGCTCCTCCCGCTTCCCGTACTACATGAACACCTACGGGATGCACTCCATCCACGGCCGCGCCCCCGCCATCGCCACCGGCCTGGCCACCTCCCGGCGCGACCTGAGCGTGTGGGTGGTCACCGGTGACGGCGACGCGCTGTCCATCGGCGGCAACCACCTCATCCACGCCCTGCGCCGCAACGTCAACCTCAAGATCCTGCTGTTCAACAACCGGATCTACGGCCTGACCAAGGGTCAGTACAGCCCGACCTCCGAGATCGGCAAGATCACCAAGTCGACGCCGATGGGCTCCCTCGACGCCCCCTTCAACCCGGTCTCCCTCGCCATCGGAGCCGAGGCGTCCTTCGTGGCCCGCACCATCGACTCCGACCGCAAGCACCTCACCGAGGTGCTGCGCCAGGCCGCCGCCCACCCCGGCACGGCGCTGATCGAGATCTACCAGAACTGCAACATCTTCAACGACGGCGCCTTCGACGCCCTGAAGGACCGCACCCAGGCCCAGGAGGCGCTGATCCGCCTGGAGCACGGGCAGCCGATCCGCTTCGGCGCCGACGGCGAGCGCGGTGTCGTCCGGGACGTGCGCACCGGCGACCTGTCCGTCGTGGACGTCACCCCGGACAACGAGTCCGAGATCCTCGTCCACGACGCCCACGCTGCCTCCCCGACCACGGCGTTCGCGCTGTCCCGGCTGGCCGACCCCGACACCCTCCACCACACCCCGATCGGCGTCTTCCGGTCCGTCGACCGCCCGGTCTACGACACCGCGATGGCCGACCAGCTCGAAGCGGCGATCGAGCAGCGGGGCAAGGGCGACCTGGCCGCGCTGCTGGCCGGCGGGGACACCTGGACGGTCGTCGGCTGAGCGTCCTGCTCCGTCTCACGAGGCCCGGGTCCGTGCGGCCCGGGCCTCGTCCTGTGTCCGCGCGGCCTGGTCCTGTGTCCGCCCGGCCTCGTCCTGTGTCCGCCGGGCCTCGTCGTACGTCCGCCGGGCCTGCTCCACGTCCGCCATGCGCTCCTGGGTCCACAGAGCGAGCGCCCGTACCTGTTCGGCGGCCTCCCGGCCGAGGCCGGTGAGGGAGTAGTCGACCCGGGGCGGGATCACGGGCTTCGCGTCGCGGTGGACCAGCCCGTCGCGCTCCAGGGTCTGCAGCGTCTGGGCGAGCATCTTCTCGCTGACGCCTCGCTCGCTGACCCGGCCGACGGCGCGACGCAGTTCGCTGAAGCGGTAGGGCCGCTCCAGCAGCTCGATCAGGACGAGGACGCCCCACCGGCTGGTGACGTGCTCCAGGACCAGGCGGTACGGACACATCGCCGCGTCGGCGACGACGTCCCTTGCCGCTCTTCCAGCGCTTACTGCCATGACAGTACCTTACTTCAAAGTGGGTACTTTCGAAGAGTTAGCGCATCTCCTAGCGTTAGCGCACAGGCACCCCACAAGGAGACTTCCGTCATGAGCATCGTCGTCACCGGAGCCACCGGACACCTCGGCCGCCACGTCGTGGAACAGCTGCTGGAGAGGGTCCCGGCCGACCAGGTCACCGCCGTCGTACGCACCCCGGAGAAGGCCGCCGGCCTCGCCGAGCGCGGCGTGCGGATCGCGGTCGCCGACTACAACGCGCCCGAGACCTTCGACGGCCTGTTCTCGGCCGGCGACAAGGTCCTGCTGATCTCCGGCAACGAGTTCGACAAGGGCCGGGTCCAGCAACACCGGGTCGTCATCGACGCGGCCCGTGCCGCCGGTGTCGCGCTGCTCGCCTACACCAGCGCCCCCGGCACCCTGAAGGCCGCCCTCGCCGACGACCACCACGGCACCGAGGAGGCCGTGCTGGCCTCCGGAGTGCCCTACGTGCTGCTGCGCAACGGCTGGTACCACGAGAACTACACCGAGCAACTCGCCCCCGTCCTGGAGCACGGCGCCGTCGTCCACGCCGCCGGCGAGGGCCGCATCTCCTCCGCCCCGCGCGCCGAGTACGCGGCCGCCGCCGTCGCCGTCCTGACCGGCGAGGGCCACGAGAACAAGACGTACGAGCTGGGCGGGGACGAGGCGTGGAGCCTCGCCGAGTATGCCGCCGAGCTGAGCAGGCAGACCGGCAGGCGGATCACGTCCAACCCGGTCACCGTCGAGGAGTACGCGGGCATCCTGACCGGCGCCGGGCTTCCCGGGCCGCTCGCCGCGATCCTGGCGGGCGTGGACGCCTCCATCGAGAAGGGCGAGCTGGTCATCACCTCCGGCGATCTGTCCCGCCTGATCGGGCGCCCCACCAGCCCGGTCTCGGAGGCGATCGCCGCCGCGCTCGGGGCCTGAGCGACACCGGGGAAACCGTCACCCGCCCGTCATGACCGTTTGACCATACGGACATGACAGGCGGGGGCGCGTGGCGCTACCTTCTTTGATGCCCGCCGCACGTCACGCGGCCGGCACGAAGGAGGAACCAGTGAGCGAGCAGCCGAGGGGTGAGCGGCGCACAGGACTGCTGAACGGTGTCGCCGCCTATGGGATGTGGGGCCTCGTCCCCATCTTCTGGCCGCTGCTCAAACCCGCCGGGGCGGTCGAGATCCTCGCCCACCGCATGGTGTGGTCCCTCGCCTTCGTCGCCGTCGCCCTGCTCGTCGTACGCCGCTGGGCCTGGGCCGGCGAACTGCTGCGCCAGCCGCGCAGGCTGGCCCTCGTCGTGATC from Streptomyces sp. 6-11-2 encodes:
- a CDS encoding 2-oxoacid:ferredoxin oxidoreductase subunit beta, which produces MAETSTEGTGTAEALSLVPKAQARQSMKDFKSDQEVRWCPGCGDYAILAAVQGFMPELGLARENIVFVSGIGCSSRFPYYMNTYGMHSIHGRAPAIATGLATSRRDLSVWVVTGDGDALSIGGNHLIHALRRNVNLKILLFNNRIYGLTKGQYSPTSEIGKITKSTPMGSLDAPFNPVSLAIGAEASFVARTIDSDRKHLTEVLRQAAAHPGTALIEIYQNCNIFNDGAFDALKDRTQAQEALIRLEHGQPIRFGADGERGVVRDVRTGDLSVVDVTPDNESEILVHDAHAASPTTAFALSRLADPDTLHHTPIGVFRSVDRPVYDTAMADQLEAAIEQRGKGDLAALLAGGDTWTVVG
- a CDS encoding helix-turn-helix domain-containing protein — protein: MAVSAGRAARDVVADAAMCPYRLVLEHVTSRWGVLVLIELLERPYRFSELRRAVGRVSERGVSEKMLAQTLQTLERDGLVHRDAKPVIPPRVDYSLTGLGREAAEQVRALALWTQERMADVEQARRTYDEARRTQDEAGRTQDQAARTQDEARAARTRAS
- a CDS encoding SDR family oxidoreductase → MSIVVTGATGHLGRHVVEQLLERVPADQVTAVVRTPEKAAGLAERGVRIAVADYNAPETFDGLFSAGDKVLLISGNEFDKGRVQQHRVVIDAARAAGVALLAYTSAPGTLKAALADDHHGTEEAVLASGVPYVLLRNGWYHENYTEQLAPVLEHGAVVHAAGEGRISSAPRAEYAAAAVAVLTGEGHENKTYELGGDEAWSLAEYAAELSRQTGRRITSNPVTVEEYAGILTGAGLPGPLAAILAGVDASIEKGELVITSGDLSRLIGRPTSPVSEAIAAALGA